Within the Deltaproteobacteria bacterium genome, the region GGTCAACCAGCCTTAAAGGCACCAGATCAGCCTTCCGGTCAGCTTCCGCTAACGGCGCCAGTTCATTCTGGCGGAGCGGTTGCTAGTGATTCGCGCGCACGTGGGACCCTTCAGTCAAGCGCAGAGGAATCATTGAAAGAGTTCGATTCCATCCCGCAAGGACCCGGTGTTCCGTTGACTCCAGGTACCGCGAAGAAAGGGAATTAGCCTCTTCGTGAAGGTCGGCGATCCGTCGACTTAAGGCTTCCGCGGCGCGAGGACTCGTCCCGGGCCAGAGCTTTGGCAGATTTCGGTCCGCGTTTTCGGTCAAACTTTTTTGGTCCAATTGCATTTGAGCGTGAAGCGATCGGTCCACGTCGGCCTGAAGCTGACTCATCTTGGTAAAAAATCTTTTCTACTTCGTCGGATGTCAAGAGCGCCCACTCGCCGCGAGCTAGGCCCCCCATCTTGAGGCGGCCGATCGCAATTCGTTGGAGCTTCATCACATCAAAGCCAATTTTTTCGAACATACGACGAATTTGGCGATTTTTTCCTTCGCCGATCACGATCTTAAACCAATCGTACTTATCAGAAGCTGTGCCTTTGAGGCGTTCGATTTCTCGAGCGGCAACTCGACCACCGATGATCGTCACACCCGTGCGAAGTTTTTGAAGATGCGCGTCTGTGGGTTGACCATCAACTTTTACCAGGTAGGTTTTTAAAACCTCGTGTTTTGGGTGAGTGACTCGCTGAGCGAAGTCCCCATCATTTGTCAGAAGCAAAAGCCCTTCGCTGTCATAATCCAGACGCCCGACAGGAAATACCCGCGATTCGAACCGCTTGAAGTATTCGCCGATGCACGGCCGACCTTCTGGGTCTTCCATGGTTGTCATGACCCCTTTTGGCTTGTTGAACAGCAAGTATACTTTTCGAGTTTCGGGACGAACTGGTTTTCCGTTTACAGTCACTTTGTCAGAGGTGAGATTCACTCGAACTCCGAGCTCGTAGACTCTTTTTCCGTTGATCTGAATGGCGCCCTCGGCAATGAGTTCGTCGGCTCCGCGACGAGAGGTCACACCGCTCTCGGCCAGGTATTTGTTGAGGCGTACTTCGTTGGCGTTTGCGATGGTTACAGGTTTTGTAGTTCGCGATTTAGTGGGGCGATTGTTTCGCATTTTTCGGCCTCTTGTAGTTCGACCAGGTCGGGACCAGAGGGTTCGATGAACTCTTGACCTGGTGCGAGATTCAGTCCCAAGTTATGGCCCAGTTGCAGGGGCATTTCAACTGGCATTGCTGGTCTTAAATTCTCTTCAGGTAAGGTCTCATACGGCACAGTTCGATGTTCAAGTTGGATTGCGCGCTCGAGGTTTTCTAACAAAAGCCTCAGCAGCCGGTCGTCCACGAAGACTTGTTCGAAGGCCAGTCGGCCGCGTTCGATTGCCGCCTCTGCGAACCGCAATCGTTCTGGGTGCTTACGGGCCATTAAATCGGAAGCCTGCTCGAGAAGATTGGTGAGTTCGATATACATTGGGTCGGTCGCACGATTGACAAAGAACTGCTCAATTCTCTTCAACGGGTAGAACAAAAGAGGGTGGCGATGCAGATCTCCGCCATCAAAGGTCGCGGTTTTTTGAAAAGTGTAACCGCGAACTTGAATACCCCGGTATCCGTTGTTGAATTTGAATCTAGCTACCGTATGCGGTGCAGTTTCAATCTGGCTGAGACGAGCCGAATCGATGGAGAGATCAGAGTTGTAATACACGGCCATGTCGTCGACCAAGGGTTCAAGGCGGCCGTCGCGAATACAAAGGGCTCGATCAAAAATATGGACCGAAAGCGATCGATCGACCGCAAGGCGGCACACCAATAGTTTTTCTTCTCGATCTTTTAAAATGCGGATCTGATCGGTCGGGCCTTGGTGTTGTTGAATCCAATTTTCGACGACGAGTTCAAGAGTGCGAAAGCTCTCGGCGCGAACCATTTGGAGGTCGTCAGGACTTGAGAAGGGAGGCAGCGGAATCGGCTCGCCAGTTTGATTGGAGAAATGCTGAAGACAGGACGCCACTTCCGTAAAAAGTTCGAGTTTGTTTTCGGACCAATGCTGGTGGCCAAGGGCGCGGCGAAAAAATCGGTCGAGTACGGAAGTCGATAAAGGTTCGCCAGCCTCACAGAGGTTTTTTAGAAAATGATAGAAGGCCATCCGAGCGGCATCGGACTTCGCGACACTGACGTTCGCGCCGGCAACTGGCACTCCAGTCCCCGTTACATTTGCGGCCGCATTTTTCGCAGCTCCGGGAGCGGGTTGAAGAAGACCAAGAAGATGAGTTGCGAGGTTGGTCACAGTAGCCATAGGCTTAACATTAGGAAGATTTGAATTTTCAGTCCAGCGAATTTAAGCTCGGTGTGAAGGGGATCAAATGGAATATTTCAAGGACCCGGCGACTATTTTGCATCGGGAATTAGATCCACAGGTGTTTGGCGCGAATCCACAGGGTGGCGCATCTGGGAATGCGCAAAGTTATTCTGGTGGATCTTCCAGTGGTGCTTTTGGCGGTTCCTTAGGACTGCAGCCGCCAGCAAGTCCGCCTCAGACGAGGCCCGGTGCGCAGATTCCCTATCCGCCGA harbors:
- a CDS encoding rRNA pseudouridine synthase: MRNNRPTKSRTTKPVTIANANEVRLNKYLAESGVTSRRGADELIAEGAIQINGKRVYELGVRVNLTSDKVTVNGKPVRPETRKVYLLFNKPKGVMTTMEDPEGRPCIGEYFKRFESRVFPVGRLDYDSEGLLLLTNDGDFAQRVTHPKHEVLKTYLVKVDGQPTDAHLQKLRTGVTIIGGRVAAREIERLKGTASDKYDWFKIVIGEGKNRQIRRMFEKIGFDVMKLQRIAIGRLKMGGLARGEWALLTSDEVEKIFYQDESASGRRGPIASRSNAIGPKKFDRKRGPKSAKALARDESSRRGSLKSTDRRPSRRG